From the Cervus elaphus chromosome 20, mCerEla1.1, whole genome shotgun sequence genome, one window contains:
- the LOC122677700 gene encoding small proline-rich protein 2D-like, which produces MSYQQQQCKQPCQPPPVVCPPKCPEPCPPPKCPEPCPPPKCPEPCPPPKCPEPCPPPKCQQKCPPVPPPQQCQQKCPPKSK; this is translated from the coding sequence ATGTCTtatcagcagcagcagtgcaagcagccctgccagccacctccagTAGTGTGCCCTCCCAAGTGCCCTGAGCCTTGCCCACCTCCAAAGTGTCCTGAGCCTTGCCCACCTCCAAAGTGCCCTGAGCCTTGCCCACCTCCAAAGTGCCCTgagccatgcccacctccaaagTGCCAGCAGAAATGCCCTCCCGTGCCACCTCCCCAACAATGCCAGCAGAAGTGCCCACCCAAAAGCAAGTAG